The Streptomyces kanamyceticus genome window below encodes:
- a CDS encoding TetR/AcrR family transcriptional regulator: MPDRQRADARRNYTRILAAAEEEVAAHGADASLEQIARTTGMGSATVRRHFPTRQALLEAVSRKRIEALCVRAHDLTGKGDSRDALLEWLSDVVGYCVSARGLAAALAYDGAGADHVHENACSTALEEAAGPLLQRAAQDGAVATGVTVGDLITLIVGIVLATERHPDPAARADRLFRLAVAGLSPLG, from the coding sequence ATGCCCGACCGCCAGCGCGCCGACGCCCGGCGCAACTACACGCGCATCCTCGCCGCGGCCGAGGAGGAGGTCGCCGCCCACGGCGCCGACGCCTCCCTGGAACAGATCGCCCGCACCACGGGGATGGGCTCGGCGACCGTACGCAGACACTTCCCCACCCGCCAGGCGTTGTTGGAGGCGGTCTCCCGGAAACGGATCGAGGCCCTGTGCGTCCGCGCCCACGACCTGACCGGCAAGGGCGACAGCCGGGACGCGCTCCTGGAGTGGCTGAGTGACGTCGTCGGCTACTGCGTCTCGGCCCGGGGCCTTGCGGCCGCGCTGGCGTACGACGGCGCTGGTGCTGACCACGTGCACGAGAACGCCTGCTCGACGGCGTTGGAAGAAGCCGCGGGCCCGTTGCTCCAACGCGCCGCGCAGGACGGCGCGGTGGCGACGGGCGTCACCGTCGGGGACCTCATCACGCTGATCGTCGGCATCGTCCTGGCCACGGAGCGGCACCCCGACCCCGCGGCCCGAGCGGACCGACTGTTCCGGCTGGCCGTGGCGGGACTGAGCCCGCTGGGCTGA
- a CDS encoding phosphotransferase family protein, whose product MTDHDEAAAVRPLALAWAERHLESGERIVATEALHGGITAEIRRLTIGSRDGGARELVLRTFVDPFFVAAAESLLTREARTLTLLAETGVPTPSLVAVDPTAEHCEYPALLMTHVAGRTILDDEGLEARVPVLASQLVAIHAVRPAEQPKEYEALTTADTVVPPKGADAAAWTAAINVIRKPPPPYEGRFLHRDFQPGNVLFDAPPSRTADARITGVIDWPGSCWGPADLDVAHCSTILAALHGPAWGLRFAEAYEAAGGVLAAAPSERLYWLVRDGLAFSEDVRPVARAWRKAGRPELTTRTVEERLDAYVTSLMDALG is encoded by the coding sequence GTGACCGACCACGACGAGGCGGCGGCCGTCCGGCCGTTGGCGCTGGCCTGGGCCGAACGGCACCTGGAGAGCGGTGAACGGATCGTCGCAACCGAGGCACTGCACGGCGGCATCACCGCTGAGATACGGCGGCTGACCATCGGTTCGCGAGACGGCGGCGCCCGTGAGCTGGTCCTGCGGACCTTCGTCGACCCGTTCTTCGTGGCGGCGGCCGAGTCCTTGCTGACCAGGGAGGCCCGCACCCTGACCCTGCTCGCGGAGACCGGCGTACCGACTCCTTCGCTGGTCGCGGTCGATCCGACCGCCGAGCACTGCGAGTATCCGGCGCTCCTGATGACCCACGTCGCGGGCCGGACGATCCTCGACGACGAAGGGCTGGAGGCGCGCGTCCCCGTGCTGGCGAGTCAGCTCGTGGCGATCCATGCGGTGCGCCCCGCCGAACAGCCCAAGGAGTACGAGGCGTTGACGACCGCCGACACGGTCGTGCCGCCCAAGGGCGCCGACGCGGCGGCATGGACCGCGGCGATCAACGTGATCCGCAAGCCCCCGCCGCCCTATGAGGGGCGCTTCCTGCACCGCGACTTCCAACCCGGCAACGTACTGTTCGACGCACCGCCCTCAAGGACTGCGGATGCGCGCATCACCGGCGTCATCGACTGGCCGGGATCCTGCTGGGGCCCGGCGGATCTCGATGTGGCGCACTGCTCCACCATTCTCGCGGCGCTGCACGGCCCGGCATGGGGTCTGCGGTTCGCCGAGGCGTACGAGGCTGCGGGCGGGGTGTTGGCCGCGGCCCCGAGCGAGCGGCTGTACTGGCTGGTGCGGGACGGGCTCGCGTTCTCGGAAGACGTGCGGCCGGTGGCGCGGGCATGGCGGAAGGCGGGGAGGCCGGAGCTGACGACGCGGACCGTGGAGGAGCGGCTGGACGCGTACGTCACGTCCCTGATGGACGCGCTGGGCTGA
- the arr gene encoding NAD(+)--rifampin ADP-ribosyltransferase, with protein MRWGSKDPGPFFHGTKAEIAVGALLEPGYGSNYGKGSTANFVYLTATLDAAVWGAELAAGEGRERIYLVEPTGSFEDDPNLTDKKFPGNPTRSYRTRQVLRVLAEVRDWQGHPPEVLQHMRDHLEALKAQGIEAIND; from the coding sequence ATCCGGTGGGGCAGCAAGGACCCCGGTCCCTTCTTCCACGGCACGAAGGCCGAGATCGCCGTCGGGGCCCTGTTGGAGCCGGGATACGGCTCCAACTACGGCAAGGGCAGCACGGCGAACTTCGTCTACCTGACGGCCACGTTGGACGCCGCCGTCTGGGGAGCCGAACTGGCGGCCGGCGAGGGGCGCGAGCGGATCTACCTCGTCGAGCCCACCGGCTCCTTCGAGGACGACCCGAACCTGACGGACAAGAAGTTCCCCGGCAACCCGACCCGGTCCTACCGCACGCGCCAGGTACTGCGCGTCCTGGCGGAAGTCCGGGACTGGCAAGGACACCCGCCCGAGGTCCTCCAGCACATGCGGGACCACCTCGAAGCACTCAAGGCCCAGGGCATCGAGGCCATCAACGACTGA